Proteins encoded together in one Plectropomus leopardus isolate mb chromosome 19, YSFRI_Pleo_2.0, whole genome shotgun sequence window:
- the LOC121959075 gene encoding myeloid-associated differentiation marker-like protein 2 produces the protein MCGPFKGCQGILRLLEIIVSALSLIIVISRGKMVSPWGVWCEFVWVFCITVPLVLSVVEDKKWHILLAVFLPNWADLTCGLTSLCALMITSATVIFAAVFVCLSCVVNILCFISSLVATVLFLIDGAMQKMKFPSGYMCSLRGSLRTTEAFIACIILSAATDHFVNGEWSFRPAGMICSVLVFAVCLLVTVVIIVLHLLKLLQCLLAFKLNMMELVFNIVAVLLYLLAVILWSVFGYKRSKYNPYICQKCSFVDMNTVNIGAIVNIVFYIVDLVLSIKSR, from the coding sequence ATGTGTGGCCCATTCAAGGGCTGTCAGGGCATTTTGCGCCTTCTGGAAATAATCGTCAGTGCCTTATCTTTGATCATCGTAATCTCCAGAGGCAAGATGGTGAGTCCATGGGGCGTCTGGTGTGAGTTTGTCTGGGTTTTCTGCATCACGGTGCCGTTGGTCCTGAGCGTGGTGGAGGACAAAAAGTGGCACATCCTCCTGGCTGTCTTCCTCCCAAACTGGGCTGACCTGACGTGCGGGCTGACCTCCCTGTGTGCTCTGATGATCACCTCAGCCACGGTCATCTTTGCAGCCGTTTTTGTGTGCCTTTCCTGCGTCGTCAACATCCTGTGTTTCATCTCCTCCCTGGTCGCCACTGTTTTGTTCCTGATAGACGGTGCAATGCAAAAAATGAAGTTTCCAAGCGGCTACATGTGCAGCCTGAGAGGAAGTCTCCGCACTACAGAGGCCTTTATAGCGTGTATTATCCTCAGTGCCGCCACGGACCACTTTGTGAACGGTGAATGGTCCTTTCGCCCTGCTGGGATGATATGCAGCGTCCTTGTGTTTGCCGTTTGCCTCCTGGTCACTGTGGTCATCATTGTTCTGCATCTGCTCAAGCTGCTGCAGTGTCTGCTGGCATTCAAGCTAAATATGATGGAGCTGGTGTTTAACATCGTGGCAGTGCTGTTGTACCTGCTCGCTGTCATTCTGTGGTCCGTCTTTGGTTACAAACGCTCCAAGTACAATCCTTACATCTGTCAGAAGTGTTCCTTTGTAGACATGAATACTGTTAACATCGGAGCCATCGTCAATATTGTCTTTTACATTGTGGACCTAGTTTTATCCATTAAATCTCGCTAG